The following proteins come from a genomic window of Microcoleus sp. bin38.metabat.b11b12b14.051:
- a CDS encoding DNA/RNA non-specific endonuclease, with product MTDKSRKLANNQFEIAVLVPNTVPLGESRIVISRKQNEKVSPKPSEVPKEVKYDSTPYRIENDTQYIFAAQWTADKVAIINGANPKSVVTATNSQDLSIGSTSVGTDDIVDRPRELTVTSDGSRAYVVMDRSGRVAVVDPMTRQQIDTQPNTAGINPINLPSGAEGRSIVIDPRDEYAYIADGKTGSNSIYVLDINPFSPTYHQVTQTIPVGTAPSGLRQIAISSDGKKLFVTAPNGANSKIYAVNIDPKDRPISPGANPKKWNQLIGSITADEGLEGIASTVNPLAMTFTNSGKDSKEFGVLNITNNDPLSFAATTRYTNLGLGSDLDYFDVNEGVAVTVLPDASYAFVVGRNADTKFFGQELPSVDGDPRAGSNIGIIKDPLTNPQLVAATRPIPNGFATDLALSSDSKYLYASYPNLSGAGGKVYVFDVAEFVKTLTNPSQYRVDNKGRGVGLPLFNSATARTATVADFSTIPIDNINPAVSIAADFQILTDANNQYTYGVPPGSKKAPISVTNPRGLAATPLDWLDLKEPIGTSKNSENPLNPKFQWSFDSPPNQDITEVNLFVSVFDEGEGLLPWDKVVDLPDPNGNKFLYDQGLSKPQQLGLLTKPWNTSFYHGQENDFNPNRILTATWQKDSTNIGKWTFDGGKTFTPGTNTSFTLPPSLKLTAGQNYNWAVEAWNKQGKRNEEFGNFWTPLPPALNGDNTFSSVTVLTHGFKPPLFNEPGIPSEFYQMGNSIANAGIDGGGLMMKYDLPTGYWVPINKYGAVAPDFQAGLTPKTDPNYLTKLGSYIAPYLAKKQPLVLLNNWSENNESAVPDSGFTEGAADAFFTSLVLLDGMLKNKTNTPTDKQGPVLNSPLHFVGFSRGTVVNSEIIQRLGTYFPNAGGSRKNDTRDLQMTTLDPHDFNQPSLNVVTKNFGDFREPKVQVWKNVTFADNYYQTVPTLSGSTLTPAGRDIPNLPSTEDGKTAPGVKFPREGWRSDNPNPNAPLLGKPDLSALLGTNKNNPGYNNSRAGFTTDPLIRPGDVHGRVVSWYGGTSDLLPTNFPSNENLEVNPVFRRRGDGYRERLFDKDFSFNNSVVTGPARVSPWYTPESKFQHGADAAPWEGIGTGWFYSALGGGYSSRPKTNVERIPLDFDNTYDARMRGDAAVPTLFNGNFDAVFDPSGVTRTPLSKGLPGWSFHNGQSANIDLVQSLEDVKLIQGNSQPNYAFKLETSKVKEIVHNRFVVPDWGALRFDLHAPGISNKPTDNPKGTLDVTIRPLDTSLQAFSQTITLQRAQNQTTGEPSKAPASYLADKFKVDYGIKGFESFYIDVPERLRGQPATLEFKSEASIPVYLDNVFFRSESLRFGNPNNARTALNNTYQSNYLVEKPQYTVSYNADKNTPNWVGWVLDKGWLDGKAGRAAEKFAEDPQLPTSNFYKVQDGDYDFDSQIAEKYTKEEYDRFFWGKKAFFRSARGHLTPSADRQRSIKDNLATFLTTNIIPQDTKQNSGVWATQEGELQERAKKGYRFVLFAGGSGQGGGKVTYGPLPANENVIGVTPIQRGDANPNQFASFKPATDTTNPTRIQVPDALWKIVLGFSPQNKSEYPDIHFAWWVPNNSYSIKELLNYQQPINYPDGQRGPTIKNRAWKDQAFTITIEALEARLNKDLPKDSQYDFLSNIPNSAGKKKLKEVTAILPA from the coding sequence CTCCTTACCGAATTGAAAACGATACACAATACATCTTTGCCGCGCAGTGGACAGCAGATAAAGTTGCAATTATTAACGGTGCAAATCCCAAATCAGTCGTCACAGCTACTAATAGCCAGGACTTGTCGATTGGTAGCACTTCTGTAGGCACGGATGATATAGTCGATCGCCCGCGAGAACTAACTGTAACCAGTGACGGTAGCCGTGCTTACGTAGTCATGGATCGTTCTGGGCGCGTTGCTGTGGTCGATCCAATGACGCGGCAACAGATAGACACTCAGCCAAATACCGCTGGTATTAACCCGATAAATTTGCCGAGTGGTGCAGAAGGTCGATCGATAGTCATAGACCCCCGCGACGAATACGCCTACATCGCCGACGGAAAAACCGGCAGCAACTCCATCTACGTTCTCGACATCAACCCATTTTCACCAACCTATCACCAAGTCACCCAAACCATCCCAGTCGGAACAGCCCCAAGCGGTTTGCGACAAATAGCCATTAGCAGCGACGGCAAAAAGCTATTTGTTACCGCACCAAACGGCGCGAACAGCAAGATTTACGCCGTTAATATTGACCCCAAAGACCGACCAATCAGCCCCGGTGCAAATCCTAAAAAGTGGAATCAATTAATCGGAAGTATCACAGCAGATGAAGGGCTAGAAGGAATAGCCAGCACCGTCAATCCGCTAGCCATGACCTTCACCAACAGCGGCAAAGATAGCAAAGAATTTGGGGTACTCAACATTACTAATAATGACCCGCTGAGCTTTGCTGCTACCACCCGATATACAAATTTAGGGCTGGGTTCCGATTTAGATTACTTTGATGTGAATGAGGGAGTCGCAGTAACGGTACTGCCAGATGCCAGTTATGCCTTTGTTGTCGGCCGCAATGCCGACACGAAATTTTTCGGTCAAGAACTACCCAGCGTAGATGGAGACCCGCGAGCCGGCAGCAACATCGGGATTATCAAAGACCCGCTAACAAATCCACAATTAGTGGCAGCAACTCGACCAATTCCCAATGGATTCGCTACCGACTTAGCGCTGTCAAGTGATAGCAAATACCTTTACGCTTCCTATCCGAATTTAAGCGGTGCTGGCGGCAAAGTTTATGTTTTTGATGTGGCGGAATTTGTCAAAACGCTGACCAACCCCAGTCAATACCGAGTAGATAATAAAGGTCGGGGTGTTGGCTTGCCATTGTTTAATAGCGCTACGGCACGAACTGCTACGGTTGCTGACTTTTCAACAATACCAATTGACAATATTAATCCAGCAGTTAGTATTGCTGCTGATTTTCAGATTCTCACCGACGCGAACAACCAATATACTTACGGCGTGCCGCCGGGAAGTAAGAAAGCTCCCATTTCTGTGACTAACCCTCGCGGTTTGGCGGCGACACCGCTGGATTGGCTGGATTTGAAAGAGCCGATAGGTACTAGCAAAAATTCAGAAAATCCCCTTAACCCAAAGTTCCAATGGAGTTTTGACAGTCCACCGAATCAGGACATTACAGAGGTTAATCTTTTCGTCAGCGTATTTGACGAAGGCGAGGGACTGTTGCCGTGGGATAAAGTAGTAGATTTACCCGACCCTAACGGTAACAAATTTCTCTACGATCAAGGGTTGAGCAAACCGCAGCAGTTAGGTTTACTGACAAAACCTTGGAACACATCTTTTTACCACGGTCAAGAAAACGATTTCAATCCCAACCGGATTTTAACTGCGACTTGGCAGAAAGATAGCACCAATATCGGCAAGTGGACTTTCGATGGCGGTAAAACATTTACTCCGGGAACAAATACCAGTTTTACGCTTCCTCCCAGTCTCAAATTGACTGCGGGTCAGAATTATAATTGGGCTGTTGAAGCTTGGAATAAACAAGGAAAACGCAACGAGGAGTTTGGTAATTTCTGGACGCCACTACCGCCAGCCCTCAACGGTGACAATACCTTCAGCAGCGTCACCGTGCTGACTCACGGCTTTAAACCTCCACTTTTTAATGAGCCGGGAATTCCTTCAGAGTTTTACCAAATGGGTAATAGCATTGCCAATGCAGGTATCGACGGTGGCGGTTTGATGATGAAGTACGACTTGCCTACTGGTTACTGGGTTCCTATCAACAAATATGGTGCAGTAGCCCCAGACTTCCAAGCAGGTTTGACTCCCAAAACCGACCCAAACTATCTCACTAAGCTAGGAAGTTATATAGCTCCATACCTGGCGAAAAAACAACCATTAGTCCTGCTAAATAACTGGTCAGAAAATAATGAGTCGGCAGTTCCTGATTCAGGCTTTACAGAGGGGGCAGCAGATGCTTTCTTTACTTCCCTCGTGCTGTTGGATGGAATGCTGAAGAATAAAACGAACACTCCTACTGACAAACAAGGCCCAGTTTTAAATTCACCGTTGCACTTTGTTGGTTTCAGTCGGGGTACGGTTGTTAACAGCGAAATTATTCAGCGTTTGGGTACTTATTTTCCTAATGCTGGCGGATCGCGAAAAAATGATACTCGCGACCTTCAGATGACAACTTTAGACCCCCATGATTTCAACCAACCGTCGCTAAATGTGGTGACCAAAAATTTCGGCGATTTCCGTGAACCGAAAGTTCAGGTGTGGAAAAATGTTACTTTTGCCGACAATTACTATCAGACAGTCCCGACTTTATCGGGCAGTACATTGACGCCGGCCGGTCGCGATATTCCGAATCTACCCTCTACTGAGGATGGAAAAACAGCTCCAGGAGTTAAGTTTCCGCGAGAAGGTTGGAGGTCAGATAATCCGAATCCTAATGCTCCGCTGTTAGGAAAACCAGATTTGTCCGCTTTGCTGGGAACTAATAAAAATAACCCAGGTTACAATAACAGCCGTGCTGGGTTTACGACAGATCCTCTGATTAGACCGGGAGATGTACACGGACGTGTCGTGAGTTGGTACGGAGGAACATCCGACTTGCTTCCAACTAACTTTCCGTCCAATGAAAACTTAGAAGTTAATCCTGTATTTCGTCGGCGAGGTGATGGATATCGGGAACGGTTGTTCGATAAAGACTTTTCATTTAACAATAGTGTTGTGACAGGCCCGGCTCGCGTTAGCCCTTGGTATACGCCGGAAAGCAAATTCCAACACGGTGCAGATGCTGCTCCTTGGGAAGGGATTGGTACGGGCTGGTTTTATTCGGCTCTGGGTGGCGGTTACAGTTCGCGCCCTAAAACAAATGTAGAGCGTATCCCGCTAGATTTTGACAATACTTATGATGCCAGGATGCGAGGAGACGCGGCGGTTCCTACTTTGTTTAATGGGAATTTTGATGCTGTTTTCGATCCTTCGGGAGTAACTCGAACTCCTTTGTCTAAGGGTCTACCTGGATGGTCGTTCCACAACGGTCAATCCGCAAATATTGATTTGGTTCAAAGTTTGGAAGACGTAAAACTTATCCAAGGGAACAGCCAACCAAACTATGCCTTTAAGTTAGAAACCAGCAAGGTGAAGGAAATTGTTCACAATCGGTTTGTGGTACCCGATTGGGGCGCTCTTCGATTTGATCTGCACGCACCAGGGATTTCCAATAAACCTACTGACAACCCTAAAGGCACGCTGGATGTCACTATTCGACCATTAGATACCTCACTTCAAGCATTTTCTCAAACAATAACTCTTCAAAGAGCTCAAAATCAAACGACGGGTGAGCCTAGCAAAGCTCCTGCTAGTTACCTAGCAGATAAATTCAAAGTAGATTACGGCATCAAGGGCTTTGAATCTTTCTATATTGACGTACCAGAAAGACTGCGCGGTCAGCCGGCAACTCTTGAATTTAAGAGCGAAGCATCTATTCCCGTCTATCTAGATAATGTCTTTTTCCGCAGCGAATCGCTGAGGTTTGGCAATCCTAATAATGCTAGAACCGCTCTGAATAACACCTATCAAAGTAACTACTTGGTAGAGAAGCCTCAATATACTGTTTCGTACAATGCTGACAAAAATACACCGAACTGGGTTGGCTGGGTACTTGACAAAGGTTGGCTAGATGGTAAAGCAGGCAGAGCAGCAGAAAAATTCGCGGAAGATCCTCAATTGCCTACATCAAATTTCTACAAGGTTCAGGATGGTGATTACGATTTTGATTCTCAGATTGCGGAAAAATACACTAAGGAGGAATATGATCGGTTTTTCTGGGGAAAGAAAGCTTTCTTCCGTTCCGCTCGCGGTCACTTGACTCCTTCAGCAGATCGCCAAAGAAGCATTAAGGATAACCTAGCCACGTTTTTGACCACAAATATTATTCCTCAAGATACCAAGCAAAACTCAGGGGTTTGGGCAACTCAAGAAGGAGAACTTCAGGAACGCGCAAAAAAAGGTTATCGGTTCGTCCTCTTTGCAGGGGGTTCTGGTCAGGGCGGCGGAAAAGTAACCTATGGGCCTCTACCTGCCAATGAAAATGTGATCGGAGTTACCCCAATTCAAAGGGGAGATGCTAACCCAAATCAATTTGCCAGTTTTAAGCCAGCAACAGATACCACAAATCCCACAAGAATTCAAGTACCGGATGCACTTTGGAAGATAGTATTAGGCTTTTCACCCCAGAACAAATCTGAGTATCCCGACATCCATTTTGCCTGGTGGGTACCTAACAATTCTTACAGCATTAAAGAGTTGCTCAACTACCAACAGCCCATTAACTATCCAGATGGTCAGCGTGGGCCAACAATCAAAAATCGAGCGTGGAAGGATCAAGCATTTACCATCACGATAGAAGCATTGGAAGCCAGACTTAACAAAGATTTACCGAAAGACAGTCAGTACGATTTTCTGTCTAATATCCCCAATTCTGCTGGGAAGAAAAAGCTCAAGGAAGTGACGGCTATCCTTCCAGCATAA
- a CDS encoding pentapeptide repeat-containing protein produces the protein MDKEELLIRYADGERDFSGMSLVDANLANINLSGIDFSGADLKGANFRETNLSGAHLAQANLSTANLSRAILSNACLEEADLSDADLSQVDLEGANLGRANLWGADFSDVQLIDANCTSANFSMTFLVDANIEGANFQGAQIDTAIFKMEKMLFTDIINRYSAGERNFSGLMVERYDFLEGKYWELEEFKGLDLSDIILRNSNILAIRHYMNGVILRGADLTRVDLYKSNFEGADLSNAILRETSFFQSVFDHANLSGADLTRAGFSDDSFFYTDFSRAKLNKAGIVNLGFICNNFTEATFKGAMLHSVYFHKAKLTRTDFREADFGVKHDRVCGGDFRDCHFEETLMPDGSVRNNS, from the coding sequence ATGGACAAAGAAGAATTGCTCATCCGCTATGCCGATGGCGAGAGAGATTTCTCTGGAATGAGCTTAGTCGATGCCAATCTAGCAAACATCAACTTGAGTGGCATCGATTTCAGTGGTGCTGATTTGAAGGGTGCTAATTTCCGAGAAACTAATCTCAGCGGAGCCCATCTAGCTCAAGCTAACCTCAGCACTGCTAATCTCAGTCGCGCTATTTTAAGTAATGCTTGTTTAGAAGAAGCTGACCTCAGTGATGCTGACTTATCACAGGTTGACTTGGAAGGGGCTAATCTGGGTCGCGCTAATTTGTGGGGAGCTGATTTCAGTGATGTTCAGTTGATTGATGCTAATTGTACCTCGGCAAATTTTAGCATGACATTCTTGGTTGACGCGAATATTGAAGGTGCTAACTTTCAGGGAGCGCAGATAGATACCGCTATTTTTAAAATGGAAAAGATGCTGTTTACAGATATCATCAATCGATATTCGGCTGGGGAGAGAAATTTCAGCGGCTTGATGGTAGAGCGTTATGATTTTCTGGAAGGTAAGTATTGGGAACTCGAAGAATTCAAAGGGTTGGATTTGAGCGATATTATTTTGCGTAACAGTAACATCCTAGCTATCAGACACTACATGAATGGAGTGATTTTGCGGGGGGCTGACTTGACTAGGGTTGATTTGTATAAAAGCAATTTTGAAGGAGCAGATTTGAGCAATGCTATTTTGCGCGAAACCAGTTTCTTCCAATCAGTTTTTGACCATGCCAATTTAAGCGGAGCTGACTTGACGAGAGCTGGGTTCTCTGACGATAGTTTTTTCTATACCGATTTCAGTAGAGCCAAATTGAATAAGGCAGGAATCGTCAATCTCGGCTTTATCTGTAATAATTTCACGGAGGCAACTTTCAAGGGAGCTATGTTGCACAGTGTTTATTTTCACAAAGCCAAGTTGACCAGAACTGACTTCCGTGAAGCCGACTTTGGGGTGAAACATGATCGTGTTTGCGGGGGCGACTTCCGAGATTGCCATTTTGAGGAAACCCTGATGCCCGATGGTAGCGTGCGGAACAATAGCTAA
- a CDS encoding pentapeptide repeat-containing protein, whose amino-acid sequence MNEEEREAELIRIYNSRKHLWLEEVIRRYDAGERDFSLVKVKLSNEQSKERYLSGVNLSGANFKESDLRSLVFYGQGINFSGSDLSDLDLAYAHFEDADLTGANLSEACLWRANFDRADLTGANLTQTDLQETKFYDANLSRANLSGAEMIETSFGDANLTDSDFRNAKFKNRVSFYRADLTRTNFFGTELDLDEIRGNKSDMAIFTDAYFKDTIMPDGTIWNSVIPE is encoded by the coding sequence ATGAACGAAGAAGAACGAGAAGCAGAATTGATCAGAATATACAACAGTAGAAAACACTTGTGGCTTGAAGAAGTGATCAGGCGCTATGACGCAGGGGAGAGAGACTTTTCTCTGGTTAAAGTGAAATTGAGCAACGAGCAGTCTAAGGAGCGCTACTTAAGTGGAGTGAACTTGAGTGGAGCTAACTTCAAGGAAAGTGACTTACGATCCCTGGTTTTTTACGGACAAGGAATCAATTTTAGTGGCTCAGATTTGAGCGACCTCGACTTGGCCTACGCACATTTTGAAGATGCGGATTTGACTGGGGCTAACCTGAGCGAAGCTTGTCTGTGGCGAGCTAACTTTGACAGAGCGGATTTGACTGGGGCGAATTTGACTCAAACCGATTTGCAGGAGACTAAGTTTTACGACGCGAATTTGAGTAGAGCAAACTTAAGTGGAGCCGAGATGATTGAGACAAGTTTTGGTGATGCTAACTTAACCGATAGTGATTTTAGGAATGCTAAGTTTAAAAATAGAGTTAGTTTTTATCGAGCTGACTTGACGAGAACTAACTTTTTTGGTACCGAGTTGGATCTGGATGAAATTAGAGGTAACAAATCTGACATGGCTATTTTTACAGACGCTTACTTTAAAGACACCATCATGCCTGATGGCACTATTTGGAACAGTGTAATCCCGGAGTAG